The following coding sequences lie in one Marinobacter sp. ANT_B65 genomic window:
- a CDS encoding LysR family transcriptional regulator has protein sequence MKLPPLKALPVFEAVGRLNSFSMAAQELSVSQSAVSHQIKQLETYLGEQLFWRSGRTLTLTDEGRQYLDAISTSLLQIERASEQLLGHEESRLRLSVFSSFAVRWLVPRLPHLQRLHPQVELALEMSSENPVLSDRVADCFITIHRNSSAYSYELLYVERLFPVCSQDYWQRIRRELGREADPTGGSEPAITMDEIARFPLLSTHSIYDMAAGDWEAWYRAEGEAIPSGARLQHFSHMLLALEAARFHQGIALTNDYMLSTRKDSEEFVRLPSHSVVTGDKFYFAWKTSRRRERGIQILRRWLVDEAIMGGLRSDP, from the coding sequence ATGAAGCTGCCACCCCTAAAAGCTTTACCCGTATTCGAAGCCGTCGGTCGCCTCAACAGCTTTTCTATGGCTGCCCAGGAGCTGTCAGTGAGCCAGAGCGCGGTGAGCCATCAGATCAAACAGCTGGAAACCTATTTGGGTGAACAGCTGTTCTGGCGCAGTGGGCGAACTCTGACACTGACCGATGAAGGCCGGCAGTATCTGGATGCCATCAGTACCTCTTTGCTGCAGATTGAGCGGGCCAGTGAGCAATTGCTGGGGCACGAGGAATCCCGGTTACGGTTGTCGGTGTTCAGCTCATTTGCCGTGCGCTGGCTGGTACCCAGGCTGCCGCACTTGCAGCGATTGCATCCTCAGGTGGAACTGGCGCTGGAAATGAGCAGTGAAAATCCGGTGCTGTCTGACCGGGTAGCGGATTGTTTTATCACCATCCACCGGAATTCATCGGCCTACAGTTACGAGCTTTTGTACGTAGAACGGCTTTTCCCTGTATGCAGCCAGGATTACTGGCAACGGATCCGCCGGGAACTCGGGCGGGAGGCCGATCCAACAGGCGGCAGTGAACCAGCTATAACCATGGACGAGATAGCCCGTTTTCCCCTGTTATCCACTCACAGTATCTACGACATGGCTGCCGGAGACTGGGAAGCCTGGTATCGGGCAGAGGGTGAGGCCATTCCTTCTGGTGCCAGGCTTCAGCATTTCAGCCATATGCTGCTGGCCCTTGAAGCTGCGCGCTTTCATCAAGGTATCGCCCTGACCAACGATTACATGCTGAGCACCAGAAAAGACTCGGAAGAGTTTGTTCGCCTGCCCAGCCATTCGGTAGTAACCGGTGACAAGTTCTACTTTGCCTGGAAAACCAGCCGCAGGCGGGAACGCGGTATTCAGATACTGCGCCGCTGGCTGGTTGATGAGGCGATTATGGGTGGGCTGCGCAGCGATCCATGA
- a CDS encoding DMT family transporter, with translation MSGKTVNSAILLLVLGNAMALVSDVFIKLLEPGAPILQFAFLRCLITLAFLLPLARKIDRNNLFSGFRVHAIRAHIHLVGLLCMVVALSNLPLATANAVFYVAPIMVMVLSVLFFRESLTPLSVFAVVSGFFGIIVILRPMDFNWAAIAALGSALALAINAVMVRKLPKDQSTVHKLFLNYLLMVPASGLLAAWEWQKGASWQPEVLYIAAGSAVFILVYNITVLLAYRQVDANQVTSAEYTGLIWAVAIGWIWFNEVPDWWFLVGSMMVVVPLVLIGLNQRRKAPARGFNPVPKQDEPRNRAGSLSAGTTL, from the coding sequence ATGTCAGGCAAAACCGTAAACAGCGCAATTCTTCTGCTAGTGCTTGGCAACGCTATGGCTTTGGTCTCGGACGTCTTTATCAAACTTCTGGAACCGGGTGCCCCGATTCTTCAGTTTGCATTCCTGCGCTGCCTGATCACTCTGGCATTCCTGTTGCCACTGGCGCGCAAAATCGACCGGAACAATCTGTTTTCGGGGTTCAGGGTACATGCAATACGGGCACACATTCACCTGGTGGGCTTACTTTGCATGGTTGTGGCACTGAGCAATTTGCCACTGGCAACGGCTAACGCGGTATTTTATGTAGCGCCGATTATGGTGATGGTGCTTTCCGTCCTTTTTTTCAGGGAATCGCTGACGCCACTGAGCGTGTTTGCGGTAGTCAGCGGTTTTTTCGGCATCATCGTAATCCTGCGCCCAATGGACTTCAACTGGGCCGCTATCGCTGCATTGGGGTCTGCCCTGGCCCTGGCAATCAACGCAGTTATGGTGCGTAAACTGCCCAAAGACCAGTCCACAGTGCACAAGTTGTTTCTCAATTATCTGCTGATGGTTCCCGCCTCCGGTTTGCTCGCTGCCTGGGAGTGGCAAAAGGGCGCCTCCTGGCAGCCGGAGGTTCTGTACATCGCGGCCGGATCTGCAGTGTTTATTCTGGTCTACAACATCACGGTTCTGCTGGCTTACCGGCAGGTGGATGCAAATCAGGTGACCAGTGCGGAATACACAGGCCTGATCTGGGCGGTGGCTATAGGCTGGATCTGGTTTAACGAAGTGCCGGACTGGTGGTTCCTTGTGGGCAGCATGATGGTTGTTGTGCCATTGGTGTTGATTGGGCTGAATCAGCGGCGCAAGGCGCCTGCCCGGGGGTTCAATCCGGTTCCGAAGCAAGATGAGCCTCGGAACCGGGCTGGCTCACTCAGTGCCGGGACAACCCTATGA
- a CDS encoding gamma-glutamylcyclotransferase, translating into MSADTIEHNRQRFDFSGIESIWLFGYGSLIYKVDFPFLEQRPASIEGWTRRFWQGSHDHRGTPEAPGRVVTLIEQPGAVCKGMAFKVSPNVFEHLDVREKNGYLRLDTTLTFGEGGQAKGLVYIATEDNEAFLGHAPDADIARQIASASGPSGTNAEYLLRLAESLRTLGADCPHTFAIESHLRCTAKKDISGH; encoded by the coding sequence ATGTCTGCCGACACTATTGAGCATAACCGACAGCGCTTCGATTTCTCCGGCATCGAATCGATCTGGCTGTTTGGTTATGGCTCGCTGATCTACAAGGTGGACTTCCCGTTTCTGGAGCAACGCCCAGCCTCTATTGAAGGCTGGACGCGCCGCTTCTGGCAGGGGTCTCACGACCACAGGGGAACTCCGGAAGCTCCGGGGAGGGTTGTGACTCTGATTGAACAGCCCGGAGCTGTCTGCAAAGGTATGGCGTTCAAGGTATCGCCCAATGTGTTTGAACATCTGGATGTTCGGGAGAAGAACGGTTATCTGCGCCTGGATACTACCCTGACCTTCGGCGAGGGTGGTCAGGCCAAGGGCCTGGTCTACATTGCTACCGAAGACAACGAAGCCTTCCTTGGTCATGCGCCGGATGCAGATATTGCCCGCCAGATTGCCTCTGCTTCGGGCCCTAGCGGCACCAATGCGGAGTATCTTTTGAGGCTTGCAGAGTCGTTAAGGACACTTGGGGCGGATTGTCCACATACCTTTGCCATTGAATCCCACCTCCGGTGTACCGCGAAAAAAGACATTTCCGGCCACTAG
- a CDS encoding MarC family protein, with amino-acid sequence MFELFFSTYISSTIRFLFLLAPFFVVTMFLALTRGMPAPEKSFVIRRACIAAAIMGIILFFAGPLLFSAIGITLNSFRIGAGTLLFLTAISLVTSGTRNHATGLPDEDRDDIAVVPLAVPVMIGPATIGAILVYGAELKRASEVAGGLLGLVSSLLILAVLLRLSGYLEKVLGETGLNILSKISGLILSAMAAEIVLTGITGFIANI; translated from the coding sequence ATGTTTGAACTTTTTTTCTCGACCTACATAAGCAGCACCATCCGCTTTCTGTTCCTGTTGGCGCCGTTTTTCGTGGTGACCATGTTCCTGGCCCTGACCAGAGGGATGCCGGCACCCGAGAAGTCCTTCGTTATCCGCCGGGCCTGCATCGCGGCAGCTATCATGGGAATTATCCTGTTTTTTGCAGGCCCGCTATTGTTCAGCGCTATTGGTATTACCCTGAACTCCTTCCGTATAGGTGCAGGTACACTGTTGTTCCTGACCGCCATCAGCCTGGTCACCAGCGGCACCCGCAACCATGCAACGGGCCTTCCCGACGAGGATCGAGACGATATTGCGGTGGTTCCACTGGCCGTTCCGGTAATGATCGGCCCAGCCACCATTGGTGCTATTCTGGTATACGGTGCGGAACTCAAGAGGGCATCGGAAGTTGCCGGTGGTTTGCTGGGTCTGGTGTCCAGCCTGCTGATTCTGGCGGTCTTGTTGCGTTTGTCCGGATACCTGGAAAAGGTGCTGGGTGAAACCGGCCTGAATATTCTTTCCAAGATCAGTGGTCTTATTCTCTCGGCTATGGCTGCGGAAATCGTACTGACCGGCATCACCGGGTTTATTGCCAATATCTGA
- a CDS encoding transglutaminase family protein — translation MTFVRYHVRHETLYEYDQVVGESHHLLRLTPRTLPWQRNLEHHLAIAPEPSARRTFLDSFGNWITAIHYTADHDYLKITSEFWVELRDRPKPSADIAKVAWEAVRDSLRYRADRKFSPEHLEASAFRFVSPNVPIDSRYAAYARDAFHPGRALVEAADALMRQIHRDFSFDPSATETFTPVEEAFQARRGVCQDFSHIMIACLRSIGLAARYMSGYILTHPPEGKARLVGADATHAWVAVFVPDFGWLELDPTNALWPGLEHITLGWGRDFSDITPMRGVLLGGGEHEPEIAVTVVPEKDFASLYASGGTYLEELSR, via the coding sequence ATGACATTTGTTCGCTATCACGTGCGTCATGAGACCCTGTACGAGTACGATCAGGTGGTAGGTGAATCCCACCACCTGCTCCGTCTTACTCCACGGACCTTGCCGTGGCAGAGAAACCTTGAACATCACCTGGCCATTGCCCCCGAACCCTCGGCGCGCCGTACCTTTCTGGACAGTTTCGGGAACTGGATCACCGCGATCCATTACACCGCTGACCACGATTATCTGAAGATAACCAGCGAGTTCTGGGTGGAGCTGCGTGATCGCCCGAAACCCTCTGCAGACATTGCGAAAGTGGCCTGGGAGGCTGTTCGTGACAGCCTCAGGTATCGTGCAGACCGGAAATTCTCTCCGGAGCATCTGGAAGCCTCGGCCTTTCGGTTTGTCTCCCCCAACGTTCCCATTGACTCCCGGTATGCCGCCTATGCCCGTGACGCATTTCATCCGGGCAGGGCGCTGGTGGAGGCGGCGGATGCCCTGATGAGGCAGATCCATCGCGACTTCAGCTTCGATCCGTCGGCAACTGAAACATTCACACCCGTGGAAGAGGCGTTTCAGGCGCGCCGTGGCGTGTGTCAGGACTTCTCCCACATCATGATTGCCTGCCTGAGATCCATAGGTCTGGCTGCGCGCTACATGAGTGGATATATACTCACACACCCGCCTGAGGGCAAAGCACGACTGGTTGGCGCTGATGCAACCCATGCCTGGGTGGCGGTTTTCGTTCCGGATTTTGGCTGGCTTGAACTGGATCCTACCAATGCACTCTGGCCAGGACTGGAGCACATTACTTTGGGGTGGGGGCGGGATTTTTCAGACATCACGCCTATGCGAGGGGTATTGCTTGGGGGTGGGGAGCACGAACCTGAGATTGCGGTCACCGTCGTGCCCGAGAAAGATTTCGCTTCGCTTTATGCCAGCGGTGGAACCTATCTGGAAGAGCTGTCCCGATAG
- a CDS encoding circularly permuted type 2 ATP-grasp protein: MAKQHTVTDILRQYDPVPDRFDELGFNGSGPKAHWRPLLQQLNLESVEGLNLRAQAVANAIAEDGVTYNVYEDPRGNARPWEVDLLPLVLGADEWRWLSGAVIQRAELLDRVLADLYGSQRLLKEGLLPPSLVYGQAGFQWPCQGIHPVGGRFLHLYALDLARAPDGGWWVMADRTQAPSGAGYALQNRLVISRAFPAPFHNLPVTNLSDFFQGFQSSLASMSPAGTESPLCVLLTPGRFNETYFEHVFLARYLGLPLVEGQDLTVRDDTVYLKTLQGLRRVHAIYRRLDDGFCDPLELRADSVLGVPGLLGAVRAGKVLMANALGSGVLESAALFGFLPEISKNLLGSPLAMPSVASWWCGEKPAFDYVIEHLDELVIKPAFASMRMEPVFGYQVKGAERDALIRKMHAHPHAFVGQELVHLSQAPVWQGDRDHPVAARSIGLRLFAAATPSGWQVMPGGLTRVAVDEGVEVISMQRGGLSKDTWVKARFTSPSTSLIKKRLQVSDLLDGERDTPSRVGENLFWMGRQSERAEATARLLRAAFNRLSGHDQASEEALRGLQQAAEQFGTLPVAEADAVPDPLPAALLKAVSDPKLPGSIASILQALLSSASQIRDRLSSDNWHTLNRVGKPLTPPPATPDQSIRALNLVLLDCISLAGFAMDDITRDASWVFLVIGRRLERLANLCTLICVPLFSEGFSRHAMLEWLLAVANSEVTYRTRYRRAPEILGVLHTLVMDASNPHSVMFQILQLQKDLPDMGRKTGQMFPPDLGECLGRLKAVDMHPFEKKDTDEACEAMGKLLCEVRSEVYRVSDEIQRQCFIHTRFSNRSVKPY, encoded by the coding sequence GTGGCGAAGCAGCACACAGTAACGGACATTCTCCGCCAGTACGATCCGGTGCCCGATCGGTTTGATGAGCTTGGTTTCAATGGCTCCGGGCCGAAAGCTCACTGGCGGCCCTTACTGCAGCAGCTTAACCTTGAGTCGGTTGAAGGGCTGAACCTGAGGGCGCAGGCCGTTGCTAATGCCATTGCCGAAGATGGTGTTACCTACAATGTATACGAAGATCCCCGTGGAAACGCCCGGCCCTGGGAGGTAGATCTTCTGCCTCTGGTGCTGGGCGCCGATGAATGGCGATGGCTCTCCGGTGCTGTAATTCAGCGTGCGGAACTATTGGATCGGGTACTTGCAGATCTGTACGGTTCCCAGAGGTTATTGAAAGAGGGGCTTCTGCCACCCTCTCTTGTTTATGGGCAGGCAGGTTTCCAGTGGCCTTGCCAGGGTATCCACCCGGTTGGTGGTCGGTTCCTGCATCTGTACGCCCTGGATCTGGCGAGGGCCCCGGATGGTGGCTGGTGGGTTATGGCAGATCGTACCCAGGCACCATCCGGGGCTGGCTACGCGCTGCAGAACCGGCTGGTGATTTCCCGTGCTTTTCCGGCGCCTTTTCACAATCTGCCTGTGACCAACCTGTCAGATTTTTTCCAGGGATTCCAGAGCAGCCTGGCAAGCATGTCGCCAGCCGGGACGGAATCGCCCTTGTGTGTTCTGTTGACGCCGGGCCGGTTCAACGAGACCTATTTTGAGCATGTCTTCCTGGCACGATATCTTGGATTGCCACTGGTGGAAGGGCAGGATCTGACCGTGCGTGATGATACGGTTTACCTGAAGACCCTTCAGGGCCTTCGGCGGGTGCATGCCATTTACCGCCGGCTCGACGATGGTTTTTGTGATCCGCTGGAGCTCCGTGCGGATTCTGTTCTTGGTGTGCCAGGCCTTCTGGGCGCAGTGCGGGCAGGCAAGGTTCTGATGGCGAATGCGCTTGGCTCAGGGGTGCTGGAGAGTGCTGCGTTGTTTGGCTTTCTGCCCGAAATTTCGAAAAATCTATTGGGATCACCTCTGGCCATGCCGTCGGTGGCGTCGTGGTGGTGTGGAGAAAAGCCGGCCTTCGATTATGTTATCGAGCATCTGGATGAGCTGGTGATCAAGCCGGCTTTCGCAAGCATGCGCATGGAGCCGGTTTTTGGATATCAGGTGAAGGGCGCTGAACGTGATGCCCTGATCCGGAAAATGCACGCGCATCCTCATGCGTTTGTGGGGCAGGAGTTGGTGCATCTGTCCCAGGCCCCGGTCTGGCAGGGTGATCGCGATCACCCTGTGGCGGCACGATCCATCGGCTTACGCCTGTTTGCCGCAGCCACGCCTTCCGGCTGGCAGGTCATGCCGGGGGGATTGACCCGCGTGGCAGTCGATGAAGGCGTTGAAGTCATTTCCATGCAACGGGGAGGGCTTTCCAAAGATACCTGGGTAAAAGCCCGCTTTACCTCCCCGTCAACGTCTCTGATCAAGAAGCGGCTGCAGGTTTCCGATTTGCTCGATGGTGAGCGGGACACACCGTCTCGTGTCGGGGAAAACCTGTTCTGGATGGGGCGGCAGTCTGAGCGGGCAGAGGCCACGGCCCGACTGTTACGGGCGGCGTTTAACCGTCTATCTGGCCACGATCAGGCCAGTGAAGAGGCGCTGCGCGGGTTGCAGCAGGCTGCAGAACAGTTTGGTACGCTCCCGGTGGCAGAGGCAGATGCTGTACCGGATCCCCTTCCTGCCGCGCTGCTCAAAGCCGTCAGCGATCCGAAACTCCCGGGCTCGATAGCCTCCATTCTTCAGGCCTTGCTATCAAGTGCCAGCCAGATCAGGGACCGGTTATCTTCCGACAACTGGCATACCCTTAACCGTGTGGGTAAGCCGCTGACCCCGCCGCCGGCCACTCCGGACCAATCGATCCGGGCGCTGAACCTGGTGCTGCTGGATTGCATATCGCTGGCCGGGTTTGCTATGGATGACATTACCCGCGATGCCAGTTGGGTTTTTCTGGTGATTGGCCGGCGCCTGGAGCGCCTCGCAAATCTGTGTACTTTGATCTGTGTGCCGCTTTTCAGTGAAGGGTTCAGCCGCCACGCCATGCTTGAATGGCTGCTGGCGGTGGCGAATTCGGAAGTCACTTACCGGACCCGGTATCGCCGGGCACCGGAGATTCTGGGTGTTCTCCACACATTGGTGATGGACGCCAGCAATCCCCACTCCGTGATGTTCCAGATTCTGCAGTTGCAGAAGGATCTGCCGGACATGGGGCGAAAAACCGGACAGATGTTCCCGCCGGACCTTGGTGAATGCCTGGGGAGACTGAAGGCGGTGGACATGCATCCGTTTGAAAAAAAGGACACCGACGAAGCCTGTGAAGCTATGGGCAAATTGTTGTGTGAGGTGCGTTCCGAGGTTTACCGTGTCTCTGATGAAATCCAGAGGCAGTGTTTTATTCATACCCGGTTTTCAAACCGGTCCGTGAAACCGTATTGA
- a CDS encoding DUF2126 domain-containing protein, with translation MSIHVALSHTTHYRYERPIDLGPQVVRLRPCPHARTRILSYSLKVEPKDHFINWQQDPQANYLARLVFPEKTAEFRIVVDLVAEMAVINPFDFFLEPRAETIPFTYEDWQTAELAPYLQKLPSTPGFREWMASIDRTEAPSVDFLVGLNQRLSERVDYLVRMEPGVQTPEETLRNGSGSCRDSAWLLVQTLRHLGLAARFVSGYLIQLTADQKALDGPSGPEADFTDLHAWCEVFLPGAGWVGLDATSGLFAGEGHIPLACSPEPSSAAPVTGMSEESGVEFDHQMSVTRIWEAPRVTRPYTDAQWEEIVGLGHDVDRRLTELDVRLAQGGEPTFVANHDRDEPEWNTEVAGPTKRLKAIELYKRLKDRYGSGGLVHFGQGGWYPGEPQPRWSLNCFWRKDGEPVWRDERWLADERTPGKATPESAQDFLQGLAGHLGVDAARLDNPLERQKLQQIFSRGLEKPVSYVLPLRVTEDKHEWQSGPWFLRNQGCSLSPGGSPMGHRLPLDSQPWVEEPVKGESATDIAGTAVCVEPRDGILHVFMPPLEKLESYLELVTAIEKTASGLQQPVFLEGYEPPSDPRLSQFRITPEPGVIEVNVQLVNTWGELVERTETLYADACECRLTSEKFMMDGRHTGTGGGNHFVLGSFTAEDSPFLRRPDLLRSLISYWHNHPSLSYLFSGLFIGPNSPAPRIDEARNDQVYEMELAFREMERLCPVGGKVAPSLVDRLLRDLLTDVTGNPHRAEFCIDRLYSPDGRLGLLELRAFEMPPHARMSLTQQLLLRAMVARFWEQPYTPPSLVRWGTELHDRFLLPHFVWQDFEDVIGDMKVHGYPLKSEWFAPHFEFRFPRVGDYEVEGIVLELRSALEPWPVTGEHGAIGGTARYVDSSLERLQVKVRGAAPDRYQITCNGVPLPLQPTGTVGEFVAGVRYRAWQPAQCMHPTIGVDSPLTFDVVDTWNERSLGGCEYHVTHPGGRNFETLPVNSFEAEGRRMARFLRIGHSTGRQPLRPVPKHREFPHTLDLRYHNQDKGPQVRR, from the coding sequence ATGTCAATCCATGTTGCACTGAGCCATACCACCCACTATCGATACGAGCGCCCCATTGATCTGGGGCCTCAGGTGGTTCGTCTAAGGCCCTGTCCGCACGCTCGGACCCGGATTCTGAGTTACTCCCTGAAAGTTGAACCAAAGGACCACTTCATCAACTGGCAGCAGGACCCGCAGGCCAATTATCTGGCCCGCCTTGTGTTTCCGGAGAAAACGGCGGAATTCCGGATTGTTGTTGATCTTGTGGCTGAAATGGCGGTGATCAATCCGTTTGATTTTTTCCTTGAACCCCGCGCAGAGACCATCCCGTTCACCTATGAAGACTGGCAGACTGCCGAACTGGCACCATACCTTCAGAAACTGCCATCCACTCCCGGGTTCCGGGAGTGGATGGCCTCAATTGACCGCACAGAAGCGCCCAGCGTGGACTTCCTTGTCGGCCTGAATCAACGGCTTTCGGAGCGTGTTGATTATCTGGTCAGGATGGAACCTGGTGTGCAGACTCCGGAAGAGACCCTGAGGAACGGTTCGGGGTCCTGCCGGGATTCGGCGTGGCTTCTGGTTCAGACACTTCGTCATCTTGGCCTGGCTGCGAGGTTTGTGTCCGGCTACCTCATTCAGCTCACCGCGGATCAGAAAGCTCTGGATGGCCCATCGGGGCCCGAAGCCGATTTTACTGACCTGCATGCCTGGTGTGAGGTCTTTTTGCCCGGGGCAGGCTGGGTCGGACTGGACGCTACTTCTGGCCTTTTCGCCGGGGAGGGGCACATTCCACTGGCCTGCAGCCCGGAACCATCTTCTGCCGCTCCGGTAACCGGCATGTCCGAAGAGAGCGGCGTTGAGTTTGATCACCAGATGAGCGTTACCCGCATATGGGAAGCTCCAAGGGTTACCCGGCCTTACACCGACGCCCAATGGGAAGAGATCGTTGGGCTCGGCCATGATGTGGACAGGCGCTTGACGGAGCTGGATGTGCGTCTGGCTCAGGGTGGCGAACCCACTTTTGTGGCAAATCATGACCGTGACGAGCCTGAGTGGAATACTGAGGTGGCGGGACCCACCAAGCGGTTGAAAGCAATTGAACTCTATAAACGCCTGAAAGACCGTTACGGGTCCGGCGGACTCGTCCATTTTGGACAGGGCGGGTGGTATCCGGGGGAGCCCCAGCCCCGATGGTCTTTAAACTGCTTCTGGCGCAAAGATGGAGAGCCTGTCTGGCGGGATGAGCGGTGGCTGGCGGATGAACGAACACCAGGCAAGGCTACGCCAGAGTCTGCACAGGACTTTCTTCAGGGCTTGGCAGGGCATTTGGGTGTGGATGCCGCCAGGCTCGATAACCCGCTGGAACGTCAGAAACTACAACAGATATTCAGCCGGGGACTGGAAAAACCAGTCAGTTATGTACTCCCGTTGCGTGTTACTGAAGACAAGCACGAATGGCAAAGTGGCCCCTGGTTTTTGCGCAACCAGGGTTGTTCCCTTAGTCCGGGAGGCTCTCCCATGGGCCACCGGTTGCCACTTGATAGCCAGCCATGGGTCGAGGAACCTGTGAAAGGTGAGTCAGCTACAGACATTGCCGGGACTGCAGTGTGTGTGGAGCCCAGGGACGGAATTCTTCATGTCTTCATGCCACCCTTGGAAAAGCTTGAATCCTACCTCGAACTGGTCACGGCTATTGAAAAAACGGCATCCGGGCTTCAGCAGCCGGTGTTTCTGGAAGGCTATGAGCCTCCATCTGATCCCCGGCTGAGTCAGTTCCGGATCACACCGGAGCCCGGGGTGATTGAGGTGAATGTCCAACTGGTGAATACGTGGGGTGAACTGGTTGAGCGAACCGAAACACTATATGCCGACGCCTGCGAATGCCGGCTGACCTCCGAGAAGTTCATGATGGATGGTCGCCATACTGGCACCGGCGGTGGCAATCATTTCGTACTTGGTTCCTTTACGGCAGAGGATTCACCTTTTTTACGGCGGCCGGATCTGTTACGCAGCCTGATCAGCTACTGGCATAACCACCCCAGTCTGTCGTACCTGTTTTCGGGTCTCTTTATCGGCCCCAACTCTCCGGCGCCGCGAATTGATGAGGCTCGCAATGATCAGGTATACGAGATGGAGCTGGCCTTCCGCGAGATGGAACGGCTTTGTCCGGTTGGAGGAAAAGTCGCACCATCTCTGGTAGACCGGTTGCTTCGGGATCTGTTGACGGATGTCACCGGGAACCCCCACCGGGCCGAGTTCTGTATCGACAGGCTCTATTCTCCGGATGGCCGTCTTGGGCTATTGGAGTTGCGGGCGTTCGAAATGCCGCCCCACGCGCGGATGAGCCTGACCCAGCAACTGTTATTACGGGCGATGGTGGCCCGCTTCTGGGAGCAGCCTTATACGCCGCCCAGTCTGGTACGTTGGGGAACAGAGCTGCATGACCGGTTTCTGCTGCCGCATTTTGTCTGGCAGGATTTCGAAGATGTAATCGGCGATATGAAGGTGCATGGTTATCCCCTGAAGAGTGAATGGTTTGCGCCCCATTTCGAATTCCGTTTCCCGCGAGTTGGCGATTACGAGGTAGAAGGTATAGTGCTTGAGTTGCGGTCGGCCCTTGAACCCTGGCCGGTGACCGGCGAGCACGGGGCGATTGGCGGGACTGCCCGATATGTGGATTCCTCGCTGGAACGCCTGCAGGTGAAGGTTAGAGGTGCTGCGCCGGATCGCTACCAGATCACCTGCAATGGAGTCCCGTTACCCTTGCAGCCAACGGGGACTGTGGGTGAATTTGTTGCGGGTGTTCGTTACCGGGCGTGGCAGCCGGCACAGTGCATGCACCCGACGATTGGTGTAGACAGTCCACTGACATTTGATGTTGTTGATACCTGGAATGAGCGCAGCCTGGGCGGTTGTGAATACCATGTAACCCATCCTGGTGGTCGCAATTTCGAAACCCTGCCGGTCAATTCATTTGAGGCAGAAGGCCGGCGCATGGCCCGTTTTTTACGTATAGGGCACAGCACAGGGCGGCAGCCTCTGCGCCCTGTGCCAAAACACCGGGAGTTCCCGCATACTCTGGATCTGCGATATCACAACCAGGACAAGGGTCCTCAGGTACGCAGGTAA
- a CDS encoding alpha-E domain-containing protein: MLSRVAERLYWMARYLERAENNARMIMAFNALAMDMPKETRLSWKDLVAVTGMGELFDQHYQREDERNCVKFLMADNYNPSSIASCIMAARENVRTTRDQVPTDAWEVINELYRYTVDNLEQGIGKRARHEFLNEIVGRCQMLNGLLAGCMSHDAGYDFIRVGRNLERADMGTRQIEVGALQFLDGWDGTESYGGLLWTSVLRNQSAFQMYRHNVRRGVSGPLVIRFLLQNEPFPRSVLHSLTEVAGALSRLPLNEIPVRTALQAVRHVREGDVEALIRKEEVILFLEKLQLEIGELHDDIAKTWFPVYETA, from the coding sequence GTGCTGTCACGTGTAGCCGAACGACTGTACTGGATGGCCAGGTATCTTGAGCGGGCCGAAAACAATGCCCGGATGATCATGGCCTTTAACGCTCTGGCGATGGACATGCCCAAGGAAACACGCCTGTCCTGGAAGGATCTGGTGGCTGTTACGGGTATGGGAGAGCTGTTTGACCAGCATTACCAGAGGGAAGACGAACGTAACTGCGTGAAGTTTCTGATGGCGGATAACTACAACCCGAGCTCCATCGCATCCTGCATTATGGCTGCCCGGGAGAACGTGCGTACCACCCGCGACCAGGTGCCCACGGATGCCTGGGAAGTTATCAACGAACTTTACCGGTATACCGTGGATAACCTGGAGCAAGGAATCGGAAAACGGGCAAGACATGAGTTCCTGAATGAAATAGTTGGCCGCTGCCAGATGCTCAATGGGCTTCTGGCCGGGTGTATGAGCCATGATGCGGGATACGATTTTATCCGGGTGGGCCGCAATCTGGAGCGGGCCGATATGGGCACGCGTCAGATTGAAGTAGGGGCGTTGCAGTTTCTGGATGGCTGGGATGGAACTGAATCCTATGGAGGTCTTCTGTGGACCAGTGTTCTGCGTAATCAGAGTGCGTTCCAGATGTACCGGCACAACGTCCGGCGCGGGGTCAGTGGGCCTCTGGTCATTCGTTTTCTGCTGCAGAACGAACCGTTCCCACGGTCTGTGCTCCACAGTCTTACTGAGGTTGCCGGCGCACTCAGTCGCCTGCCATTGAACGAGATTCCTGTGCGAACCGCATTACAGGCGGTTCGCCATGTTCGTGAGGGCGATGTCGAAGCGTTAATCCGGAAAGAAGAAGTTATCCTCTTTCTGGAGAAACTGCAGTTGGAGATTGGTGAACTTCACGATGATATTGCGAAGACCTGGTTCCCTGTCTACGAGACAGCCTGA